In Biomphalaria glabrata chromosome 11, xgBioGlab47.1, whole genome shotgun sequence, the following proteins share a genomic window:
- the LOC106054971 gene encoding cysteine sulfinic acid decarboxylase-like: MSVEGQTFTDLDVEGFLGAVHKLITEEAFVKGTNRGNPVFEFKQPEDLKTLIDFEIKANPSTHAAILDELTKIIKYSVKTGHPYFFNLLFSGLDPYSQAGSWVTDAVNSNMHTYETSPVFILMENYMFKKLTSIVGFDDGGGLFCPGGSASNQLALHIARFNRFPEIKKVGLYGLPRLRCYISEDGHYSLKKAGNYLGIGEENVVTILTDNSGRVLPGDLQQKVVADIEQGYIPMFVMATCGSTVLGSFDSLPELQDICRRYNMWLHCDACYGGGVLLSKQHRHLLYGIEGCDSVSWNFHKMSGLPHQCAALLVKNKAILLEANCSKAEYLFQADKFYDTNYDIGDKSIQCGRKVDVLKLWTLWKAIGDLGMENRINKAFEKARYMVDLLKKSPGFRPVLPEFQCVSVSFWYIPERYRGQEETPEWWLAIHKVAPEIKRRMVEAGTLMISYQPMSSKGFVNFFRIVLHNPACTQGDMKYIIEEIDRLGKDL, from the exons ATGTCTGTAGAAG gtcAGACCTTCACTGATTTAGATGTAGAGGGCTTTCTTGGTGCTGTTCATAAACTCATCACAGAAGAGGCATTTGTTAAGGGGACTAACAGAGGAAATCCTGTGTTTGAGTTCAAGCAACCTGAGGACCTTAAG actCTAATAGACTTTGAGATAAAAGCCAACCCATCAACACATGCTGCCATTCTTGACGAGCTAACCAAAATAATCAAATACAGTGTTAAAACAG GTCATCCATACTTTTTCAATCTGTTGTTTTCTGGGCTAGATCCATACTCTCAAGCAGGGTCATGGGTCACAGATGCTGTCAACTCAAACAt GCACACTTATGAGACAAGTCCAGTTTTTATCTTGATGGAAAACTACATGTTTAAAAAGCTGACATCCATTGTAGGCTTTGATGATGGAGGGGGTCTCTTTTGCCCAG GTGGCTCTGCATCAAATCAGCTTGCTCTCCATATTGCAAGATTTAACAGatttcctgaaattaaaaaagttGGACTGTACGGCTTGCCCCGCTTGCGATGCTACATTTCAGAAGAT gGGCATTACTCACTAAAAAAAGCTGGCAACTACCTTGGCATAGGGGAGGAAAATGTTGTAACCATACTAACAGACAACTCTGGCCGAGTACTACCTGGCGACCTACAGCAGAAGGTAGTTGCAGACATTGAACAG GGCTACATACCTATGTTTGTTATGGCGACCTGTGGTTCCACTGTTCTGGGATCTTTTGATTCCTTACCAGAGCTGCAGGATATTTGTCGTCGCTACAACATGTGGCTGCACTGTGAT GCTTGCTATGGTGGGGGTGTACTCCTGTCTAAACAACACCGTCATCTTTTATATGGAATAGAGGG ATGTGATTCGGTGTCCTGGAATTTTCACAAGATGAGTGGCCTCCCCCACCAGTGTGCTGCTTTATTAGTGAAAAACAAA GCAATATTACTAGAGGCTAATTGTTCCAAAGCTGAATATTTATTCCAGGCTGACAAGTTTTATGATACAAATTATGATATAG GAGATAAATCTATACAGTGTGGTAGGAAAGTAGATGTCTTGAAGCTTTGGACCCTGTGGAAGGCTATAGGAGACCTTGGGATGGAGAATAGAATCAacaaagcttttgaaaaagcaAG gtATATGGTAGATCTGTTAAAGAAAAGTCCAGGGTTTAGACCAGTTTTACCAGAA TTTCAGTGTGTCAGTGTCTCCTTCTGGTACATCCCAGAAAGATATAGAGGGCAAGAGGAGACACCAGAGTGGTGGCTGGCTATCCATAAG GTAGCTCCGGAGATAAAAAGAAGAATGGTTGAAGCTGGCACCTTAATGATAAGCTACCAGCCAATGTCTTCCAAAGGATTTGTAAATTTCTTCCGCATTGTTCTGCACAACCCAGCATGCACCCAAGGAGACATGAAATATATTATTGAAGAAATAGACCGACTAGgcaaagatttataa
- the LOC129928979 gene encoding putative cuticle collagen 80 has protein sequence MIASQGPPCESGKDGEIGQQGEPGPAGPTGQPGPAGQVAHRGDRGPPGLPGPAGGVGPSGRPGPPGQLGPAGPQGPPGPAGEPGQPGDDGPAGQRVSPKIILKF, from the coding sequence ATGATTGCTTCTCAGGGTCCTCCATGTGAATCTGGCAAAGATGGTGAGATTGGACAGCAAGGTGAACCAGGTCCAGCAGGACCTACTGGCCAGCCTGGACCCGCTGGACAAGTAGCCCACAGAGGTGATCGCGGTCCTCCTGGCCTTCCTGGTCCTGCGGGAGGAGTCGGTCCATCAGGCAGACCTGGCCCACCTGGCCAGTTGGGCCCTGCTGGACCACAAGGACCACCTGGACCAGCTGGAGAACCTGGACAGCCTGGAGATGATGGACCAGCTGGACAGAGAGTGAGTCCAAAAATTAtccttaaattttaa